AAGGAATAGATCAATTAGTTATGCACGCATACTAAATCACACGATTCTCCGAGTACTCCTTCATAGCAATATTCATCGTTTCAAATCCACGCATCGTTTTTTCTCTAATCTTTCTCATAATTGGGCCTTGCAAAAGACCAGAGAAGTTTTCACCATGTATCAGTTGGGTCTGGAATTCAGTAACTGGATGGAGTTTGAAATAATGGTTGCCTGCAAAAAGACCTTTCAGCAAGATTTTGCCCATCCATTCAAATTGGCGACCTTCTTCACACACGACTACTTTAGGTTTAAAAAAGTTTTTCTTTCCATCCATGTTAATAATCACATCTAACTTATTCCCCAACACAGGTTCCCCTTCTATAGTGATAAATGGATTCCAATCTCGGTACGCTTCAAAATTCATCAACACGCGCCACACCACTTCCACAGGTGCTTCTATCAATATTTGAGTTTCAATGTTTTTCATAAAATTCAGATCAACTTTCTACAAAAGTAAAACGTTCCGATCAGGCTTAGTGGTAAGTAGTAGAAAAATTGGATTTTCCCACACGGCAAACAAAGCCCTATTTATAGTTGAAAATATAAAGTCCTTTACTTTAAGCCCAACGATTAGAGCCGAAAAGCCAAACTTTCAAACCCTATAAAGAATGTACCAATGCCCCTTATCTTCTACTTAGATCTGCTTGATTACTCCACAGCCCATTAATCAAGCAAATATTTGTTTTGACGGATTATTCATCTAAATTTGCATTCG
The Reichenbachiella ulvae genome window above contains:
- a CDS encoding SRPBCC domain-containing protein, whose amino-acid sequence is MKNIETQILIEAPVEVVWRVLMNFEAYRDWNPFITIEGEPVLGNKLDVIINMDGKKNFFKPKVVVCEEGRQFEWMGKILLKGLFAGNHYFKLHPVTEFQTQLIHGENFSGLLQGPIMRKIREKTMRGFETMNIAMKEYSENRVI